The Solicola gregarius DNA window GCGTACAGGTCGGCCGGATACGTCGTCAGCAGGTTGATCGCCTTCGCGGTATCGATCGTCGATCCGCCGCCGACGGCGATGAAGGCGTCCCACGTCGACTCGCGGGCGTACTCGACCGCGGTCTTGATGCTGGCGTCGGTGGGTTCCACGTGGACCTGGTCGTAGATCTCGACACTCAGGCCGGCGGCCTCGGCGGCATCCGCGACCCGCTGGGGCAGACCGGCGGCGGCGATCGCCGGGTCGGTGACGAGGAGAACGCGCTCCGCACCGAGTTGGGCGAGGTCCCAGCCGAGCTCATCGGCCGCACCCGCACCGAACTTGAGGGGCGTGGCACCCCACGTGAAGACGGTCTCGTTGAGGTACTCGGCCACTCTCGCCTCGCCTTCTCGCCGCGATATCGTGCGGCAATGGTACGTACGCTGGCGGCCGGCGCCGTCGTGCAAGACGATCGCGGCCGAGTCCTGCTGGTGCTGCGCGCCCGCGAACCCGAGGCGGGTAGGTGGACCATACCGGGCGGCCATCTCGAGAGCGGCGAGACGCTCGAGGAGTGTGCCCGCCGCGAGGTCTTCGAGGAGACCGGCCTCGAGATCGCCGTGGGCCGCGAGCTCGGTGTCGTGGACATTCCCAACGGCGACGAGGTCATCGAGGCACACGACTTCGCGGCCGAGGCCGTCGGCGGTTCGCTCGTCGCGGGCGACGACGCAGCGGACGCGGGATGGTTCACGATCGAGCAGATGGCAGATCTGCCCCTGACGGTCGACCTGCTCCAGGAGTTCGAGTCGTACGGCGTGATCGCCAGCAGCTAGCTGTCGGAGGCGGTGACCTCACAGTCGGGCCCGGGGAAGATCAGGCGCTCGTGACCTCCCTCGAACTTCACGAGGTACGGCGGGCCACCTTCCTGGCCGTGCACCTCGATGATCTCGCCTTCCTCGTCCGGCGCGCCGACGGTCTTACCGTGGATCCGCAGCCGCTGTCCTGTGCGTGCCTCCATGCATCATCACCTCTGCCTCCTCCAGCCTAAGACGTCGACCGGTACTGCGACAGGGCCTCAGACGGTCGAGGGCTCCGGATCGTGCGGCAACCCCTCGATCAGTTCGTTCAGCTCGGCAAGGGTGACCCTCGACGTACCTTGTGACCCGACGTCTGTCAGGATCGCCGCCGCCCGCAACCAACACGGTCGCGCAGCTGCCGGCCGTCCCTGGTCGCGATGCATGACCCCCAGCTTGCGTAGCGCGTTGGCCTCATTGCTGCGCAGGTGAGCGGCCCGGTATCGCTCGATGGCCTCACCCAGCTGTCGCACAGCGTCGTCGGGGCGCCCGGAGTCGGCCAGCACGTCGGCGAGGTTGTCGAGGGCGACCGCAAGTCGATTGGGGTCGTCGATGGCCCGCAACACATCGACCGACTCGCGGGCGGCGCGTACGGACTCACCCAGTCGGCCGACCTGGCGGTAGAGATCGGACAGGTTGAGCAACCCGGTGCCGAGCTGCAGCCGGTTGTCCGCGTCCCGCGCACGTTCGACGGCGTCCTGCAGCTCCTCGAGCGCGGCGTCACTACGGCCGAGGCTTTGCAGCACGATCGCCACGTTGCCCTGGGCACACAGCTCGCCGCCGAGCTGTCCGGCAGCGGCGTGGAGCTCGCGGGACCGACGGACGCTGTCGAGTGCGGAGATGTTGTCGCCCGCCTCGTACTGGGCCTGCGCGAGACTGTTGGCGCAGTTCGCCTGTCCGGCCCGATCACCCAGCCGTCGTGCGCTCGCCTCGGCGCGCTCGAACAGCGCCGGTCCGTCGCGTCCGATGACCCCTTCGCTCGCGAGGAACGTGCTGAGAAGGGGCGCGAGATGGTGGCCGATCGGGTCGCCGTCGTCAATGCACGCGTGCACGATGGCTTGGAGGTATGCGATGTGGAGGTCGAACCACTCGTACGCCTCGGCTACGGAAGCGAAACTCCGTGGGATCACACCGTCCTCGACCGGCGGCAGCTCGAGATCGAACGGATACGGTCGCCACGCGGCTCGAGCGTTGGCGGCGGAGTGCAGGAACCAGTTGCGTAGCCGATGCTCGGCGGCTGAGCGCGCCTCGGCCGACTCTGTCGTGCGCACGATCTCCGAAGCCAGCTCGCGAATCAGGTCGTGGGTCTCGTAACGGTCGCCGCCGACGTCGGTGAGCAGATGATGGTTCGCGAGGCGATCGAGCATCCGCGTGGCGTCGGACCGCTCGGCGCCGGCCAGCGCACTCGCCGCAGCGACCGGGATTCGCGGTGCCTCCCACAGGCCGAGGAGCCGGAACAGGCGAGCCGTCGGTTCATCGAGAGCCTCGTACGACCAGGCCAGTACCGCGCGTACGTTCGTGGCGGGGTCGTCGTCGTCGGTCGACAACGCGTCCATTACGCCGCGACCTCGGTCGATCTGCCCTCGGAGCTCGGCGATGGTGCTGAGGCTCGAACGGTCTACGCGCTCGGCCGCGACCGCGAGTGCGACCGGCAGGTGCCCACATAGGTCCGCGAGCTCCGCGAGCTCGTCCTCCGAGAGCCGGCCCGTGATCCGGCGGCGTAACAACGCCGTGGACTCCGCGGCGGACATCCGCTCGACTGCCAACCGATGAACGCCGTCGCGAGCGGCCAAGGCACGCACCTGGCTCCGGCTCGTCACGAGCACTGTGCTCTGCCCACCGGGAAGGAGCGGACGCACGGACGCGGCGTCACGAGCGTTGTCGAGTACGACGAGCATCCGCCGGGAGGAG harbors:
- a CDS encoding DUF1918 domain-containing protein, with the protein product MEARTGQRLRIHGKTVGAPDEEGEIIEVHGQEGGPPYLVKFEGGHERLIFPGPDCEVTASDS
- a CDS encoding AfsR/SARP family transcriptional regulator; amino-acid sequence: MIEVRLIGAVEAIRDGEPVEIPGRRVRALLALLALTPGKTVSVESLANGIWDDEPPERVRGSLQTYVGRLRRVVGEEAISTDAFGYRLDVPRGAVDLMAFADSVAAAADLDDDEAERAALAEAIGRWHGEPFGEPPSEWIERHEVSVWTERYLQVVERRVDLDLAAGDEGDVLIELNRHVQHFPLRETLWLRLLVALDRSGRTAEALARYESLRQRLAEELGVDPSPELRAVYADLLNRTDEPLAVASSQPPTTGPCPRQLPLDVPGFVGRDELFADLDAQRASSDAAADPCVIALHGPPGSGKTTLAVRWAHRVKGDFPDGQLFLNLQGYGPGAPIDPTWALDRLLRGIGVHGSDVPYDVDDRAAVWRTELSSRRMLVVLDNARDAASVRPLLPGGQSTVLVTSRSQVRALAARDGVHRLAVERMSAAESTALLRRRITGRLSEDELAELADLCGHLPVALAVAAERVDRSSLSTIAELRGQIDRGRGVMDALSTDDDDPATNVRAVLAWSYEALDEPTARLFRLLGLWEAPRIPVAAASALAGAERSDATRMLDRLANHHLLTDVGGDRYETHDLIRELASEIVRTTESAEARSAAEHRLRNWFLHSAANARAAWRPYPFDLELPPVEDGVIPRSFASVAEAYEWFDLHIAYLQAIVHACIDDGDPIGHHLAPLLSTFLASEGVIGRDGPALFERAEASARRLGDRAGQANCANSLAQAQYEAGDNISALDSVRRSRELHAAAGQLGGELCAQGNVAIVLQSLGRSDAALEELQDAVERARDADNRLQLGTGLLNLSDLYRQVGRLGESVRAARESVDVLRAIDDPNRLAVALDNLADVLADSGRPDDAVRQLGEAIERYRAAHLRSNEANALRKLGVMHRDQGRPAAARPCWLRAAAILTDVGSQGTSRVTLAELNELIEGLPHDPEPSTV
- a CDS encoding NUDIX hydrolase, whose protein sequence is MVRTLAAGAVVQDDRGRVLLVLRAREPEAGRWTIPGGHLESGETLEECARREVFEETGLEIAVGRELGVVDIPNGDEVIEAHDFAAEAVGGSLVAGDDAADAGWFTIEQMADLPLTVDLLQEFESYGVIASS